CCCTCGAAACGCAGGGCGCCGGCCGCCAGGAACTGATTGCCGGCCACGATCGCCTGCAGGAGCAGGAGGTGATGGTCGATGCGATCGCGCACGTGCTGGACCTGCACCTGAGCCACCGCGGAGAGGTATCGGTCCACCAACTGCTCGAGAATCGCTTTCGATCGCTGATAACCGACGGCGTTCGTGGCCAGGAGTGGCACCAGCGAGAACAGGAGGAACCACACGAGCAGGCGCCGACTCAGCCGGCCGCCGCGTTGGCGCCCGAGCTCCCGTGTTTTTGCCGCCAACTGCCGCCACACCGCCATGCCCACTCCGGAAATTGCGCCGTGCTTCGCTGCCACCCCTCTAGGCAAGAGCAGCGCCGCGCCCCGCGACCACGCCAAGGCGCTGGCCCACAACGGGTTGGCGAAAATGCGCATCCCGGCGGCTGGGGCAGTTGCCCCATGCTAGAGGCGAGCAAACCGGCGATGGAGGGGCAATTCCCCCAAGTCGTGTCGGGGGTTTCCGGGAAGATCCCTGCCATAACTCCTCACACGGCAATGGGTTGGTCGCCTACGTGATTTGCGGAACCAGTCTTGCCCATGCACCCGGGTGGGACGTGGCCCTGATGCGTCCGTTTTCCAACTCGATGGGGTGGTCATCTTGTCCGCGAATTCGAAAGACTCTTCAGACGAACCAGTCGAAGGCGCGCCGCTGGGGCGCCGCAAGTTTCTGCGGCGCGTGAGCGGCTTTGGCGCCGCGATCAGCGCCGTCATGGTAGGGTTTCCCGTGCTCCGCGCGTTCGCGTCGCCCACGCTTGCCCGCCGGAAGAACGATGCGTGGGTGAAGGTGGCCGACGACATCGCGCTGCTCGACGTCGGGGTGCCGGTGCGCGTGAACTTCGTGCAGACGCTGCAGGATGCGTGGGTGGAGACGCGCGCCCTCAACGGCGTGTGGCTGTATACCGACGACGGGGAGAAGTTCAAGGCCTACAACGGGCACTGCACGCATCTCGGGTGCAGCTACGTGTACGACAAGGAGCGGACGGCCTTCTTCTGTCCCTGCCATCACGGGCAGTTCGACGTGAAGACGGGGGCGGTACTGGCGGGGCCGCCGCCGCGCCCGCTCGACGAGCTGCCGGTGCAGATCCGGGACAGCGCGGTGTACGTGCAGTACTCCGACTTCCGGCTTGGCGTCCCCGACAAGATCGAGGCCTGACGCCATGCAGCGCATGCTTCATTGGCTCGACGAGCGCGTGGACATCGCCGGCATCCGGCGCACGCTGCTCGACCGCAAGATGCCGGGCGGGCTCACCTGGTGGCACACGCTGGGCAGCGCCACGCTCGCCGTGTTCACCGTGCAGGTGGTCACGGGCATCGTGCTCGCGATGTCCTATTCGCCGTCGCCCGACCACGCGTACGACAGCATCCAGTTCATCCAGAATCACGTGCTCAGCGGCGCGATGGTGCGCGGACTCCACCACTGGGGCGCCTCGGCCATGGTGGTTCTCGTCATGGCGCACATGATCCGCGTGTTCACGATGGGCTCGTACAAGTACCCGCGCGAGATCAACTGGGTGCTCGGCGTGGGCCTGTTCTTCGTGGTGATGGGATTCGGATTCACGGGCTACCTGCTGCCGTGGGACCAGAAGGCCTACTGGGCCACGCAGGTGGGCACGAACATCGCCGGCACCACGCCGATCATCGGCGGGACGCTGGTGAAGTTGCTGCGGGGCGGGGCGCAGTTGGGGGCGGCCACGCTGGCCCGGTTCTACGCGATCCACGTGCTGGTGCTTCCGGTGCTGCTGGTGGGGATCGTGCTGCTGCACCTCTCGCTCGTCGTGCGGCAGGGCATCGCGCCGCGGACGCGGGTGCTCGAGGAGGGCGCCCCGGCGCGCACCGATGATCCCGCGTACCCGGCGTACTACCATGAGCAGTACGCGAAGTCGAAAGGCGCGGGCGTGCCGTTCTGGCCGAACATCATCGCCAAGGACATCATCGTCGCCACCGCGGTGATCCTGGTGCTCGTGCTGCTGGCGCACTTCAAGGGCGCGGGGCTCGAGCCGCCGGCCGATCCCGCCGACACGGCGTACGTGCCGCGTCCCGAGTGGTACTTCCTGCCGTTCTACCAGCTGCTCAAGCTCGTGCCCGGCTCCATGGAAGCGGCCGTGGCGGCCGGCCTGCCGGCGTTGATCGTGCTGGTACTGGTGATGCTGCCGTTCTTC
This genomic interval from Gemmatimonadaceae bacterium contains the following:
- a CDS encoding Rieske (2Fe-2S) protein, translating into MVGFPVLRAFASPTLARRKNDAWVKVADDIALLDVGVPVRVNFVQTLQDAWVETRALNGVWLYTDDGEKFKAYNGHCTHLGCSYVYDKERTAFFCPCHHGQFDVKTGAVLAGPPPRPLDELPVQIRDSAVYVQYSDFRLGVPDKIEA
- a CDS encoding cytochrome b N-terminal domain-containing protein, with the protein product MQRMLHWLDERVDIAGIRRTLLDRKMPGGLTWWHTLGSATLAVFTVQVVTGIVLAMSYSPSPDHAYDSIQFIQNHVLSGAMVRGLHHWGASAMVVLVMAHMIRVFTMGSYKYPREINWVLGVGLFFVVMGFGFTGYLLPWDQKAYWATQVGTNIAGTTPIIGGTLVKLLRGGAQLGAATLARFYAIHVLVLPVLLVGIVLLHLSLVVRQGIAPRTRVLEEGAPARTDDPAYPAYYHEQYAKSKGAGVPFWPNIIAKDIIVATAVILVLVLLAHFKGAGLEPPADPADTAYVPRPEWYFLPFYQLLKLVPGSMEAAVAAGLPALIVLVLVMLPFFDRRSRRALAVRPVARIALFGVLGASAFLIGASVRDEPPPVAPEVGRALTSVERAGRALFKAQQCGSCHAVAGVSTPTKSADVPDAPDLTAVGLIHSASWMHSFLEDPSRFHADSKMPAFGPPTLSHQEIEEISQYLASLRGPHGETKQPQFVDTFPEPKKLQEKP